Genomic window (Manduca sexta isolate Smith_Timp_Sample1 chromosome 26, JHU_Msex_v1.0, whole genome shotgun sequence):
ATGACATGGAAAAACAAAAGTTGGACATTATAAAAAAGCTTAATGACGCAGCAAGAATTCTATGTGACACTTTATATATTGACACAAGAAGTCGTAGATCGCTCATATTAGCAACTATCAACAAAGAGATGAAAGACTTCTTGATCCAGTCAGAACCACAAGCTCATCTTTTTGGGGAGAATCTCTcagagaaaattaaaactgcaaaagCAGTCCAACAATCTGGAAAGGACTTAAAATTAGCCAATAAACTTAAACAAATAGTGTTTAGAAAAAAGGTGCTATCTTCAAAGgaaaatattcctaaaaataaagctttaaaCTCACGGGGCCCTCCTCACACAGCAACGAAGAGGAAATCACATGCAGGGGGGCCAGCAGTACAACGGGAACAGGACAGGAAGTACCGGTACCGTCAGAAGTAAATGCTCAGGTGGGCCGACtccaattttattatcataattggAAAGAGGTCACAAAGGACCCTATCATTCTGGATTGGATTAAAGGGTATAAGATACCTTTTAGAACCAACCCACAACAATTTGATATACCTATGAATGATAAATTCTCAGATATTGAAATTGAGCAGTTAACATCTGAAGTAGATAAGTTGTTAGAATTAGGCGCAATAGAAATGTGTTCAAAGCAATTAGATCAATTTTGCTCACCTATTTTCCTAGTTAAAAAACCTAATGGATCATTCCgattcatattaaatttgaaaaagcTAAATAGCTTTATGTATactgaacattttaaattggaaGATTATAGGACTGTgtgtaaattattacaaaaatttgATTTCCTAGTATCCATAGATATTAAAGATGCATATTATATGGTCTCCATACACACTGATAGTAAAAAATACCTAAGATTCTTTTTCAAAGGAGTTTACTATCAATTTAATGTTCTTCCTTTTGGCCTGTGTACTGCTCCATTaacatttactaaaattatgaaacCAGTGATTTCATTTTTAAGGGAAAAAGGATTTGTGTCAGTTGTATACCTTGATGATTTTCTCTGCATTAGCCACAATTATAACCAATGTCTAGAAAATATGCAgtcaacaataaacattttacacaagttaggtttcattataaataaagagaaatgTGATTTTGTACCAAGACAAACATGTAAATTCTTAGGTCTGGTCTTTAATTCAGTAAAAATGACTCTTGATATTACAGAGGTAAAAAGAAATAACAGCCTAAAGTTAATCAACGAGTTGTtgagtaaagataaaataaaagtcaGATTTTTAGCTAAGGTAATTGGTACTCTAATATCTTTGTGTCCAGCCACAAAATATGGgattttatacacaaaaaatcTTGAAAGACTCAAATATCTGACACTAaagagtaataaaaattgttatgaCACTAGCACTACATTAAATACAGAATGCAAACAAGACCTGCAGTGGTGggttacaaatataatgagcTCAGGTAACCACATTAGgaaaaataaattccatttaGAAATATTCACAGATGCATCTTCCACGGGGTGGGGAGCATCATGTGGATCTCAAACTGCTAGTGGTATATGGAATaaagaagaaattaaattacacattaACTCACTAGAATTAATAGCAGCCTTTTTTGGCCTAAAATGCTTtgcaaaacatttaaaagacTGTAACATATTGCTAAGAATAGATAATATGACTGCAATTTCTTACATAAATAGGTTAGGGGGTATACAATTCCCacatttacataacattaccaaaaatatatggCAATGGTGTGAATCAAGAAATCTATGGATTCTTGCTTCATACATTAAcacaaaagataatataatagcaGATTTTGAATCTAGAAGACAACTGGCTAATACAGAATGGGAAATAGGCGAGAtccaatatcaaaaaataatttccttatttGGTACACCGATAATTGATTTGTTTGCATCACGAACAAATAGCAAATGCCAGTGTTATGTGTCATGGTATCCAGATCCTGGGGCCATAGCAGTAGATGCTTTTACTCTGTGTTGGTCCAGATATTATATGTTCTATGCTTTCCCACCATTCTCGATGGTATTAAAAACACTAGAAAAATTATTACAGATAAATCAACAGGCATTGTAGTAGTCCCCTATTGGGTAACACAACCATGGTTTCCAATATATAAAAACTCTTGATTACTGAGCCAATAATATTTGAACCTTCAAAACATTTACTTACCTTGCACAATTCCAGATCCATACACCCACTACACCAGATATTGAAATTGATGGCAGGAGTATTATCAGGGAAACATTCATAAAGGCAGGAATGGACAATGAAGCAGCGGACATAATGATAAGTTCCATTTCTAAAAACACAATGAAACAATACTTACCGTTAATCATAGAATGGGCAAAATATTGCAAATCATTTAATATTCCTATTTTGACACCTAAAATAACTGATATTATTAGGTATCTTACAGTAAGGTTTCAAGAAGGCCTCTCTTATGGCAGCCTCAATTGTCTTAGATCAGCACTTGCATTCATTATAGGACCACACTTAGGctcagataataatataaagagacTTTTTAGAGGTTTTTATAAACTAAGACCACCAAGACCTAAATATAACTCGACTTGGGATGTGTCTTGTCTACTggattatattgaaaataattatattcagcAAACTAAATTAGAAGATATGACAAAAAAGACTGTTACATTACTAATGCTAGCTACAGGCCAAAGAGCCCAAACAATGGCACtgattaatattaacaatacaatTGTAAGAGATGATTGTATTAACATTAAGAttgataaactaattaaaacttCTGGACCAAATAGGTACCAACCATTTTTAACCATACCATTTTTTAATAGTAGAGTTGGCATATGCCCAGCTAAAGCTGTTATTGATTatattaacattacaaaaaagTTGAGATCTTCAGATAAACTATTCATCTCAACAAAGAAGCCATACAGAGGTGTGACCTCGAATACAATCAGCCGTTGGGTCAAAAATACCATGAAAGAATGTGGTATTGATATCAATACATTCTCAGCACATAGTACCCGTCATGCAGCAACATCAGCAGCATACAAAAGAGGTGTTAACATTGATGATATAAGACGAACGGCTGGTTGGACTGGAGAGTCCACAACTTTTGCTAGATTCTATATGAGacctgtaataaataataaaagttttgcagaagcaattttcaaaagtagtagttaataattaatataatgattacttaaTGATTGAtgattgattaattataataccttGACATGATTacttaacaattaaaaataagtaaaatatgtatacatatttttaataaagatttattgtttttacaacTGGTCTTTGAACATCTACATTAATAACCACTCATCATAGAGGACGAGATATCAAGGAGTATAATTGAATAGTCAAACGAACTTACCTGTAAGTGAAGTTCGACTGTAATTATACTCCTTGATGTCTCGTCCGAAGATGATGAGTCCCACCCTACCcaatattccataaatatttatattgaccctatgttgaaaaacaataaatcaattattgcTATGAACTGAATGAAGCTAGTTACAGTGACAGGTGACAGTACAGCTAAAGATGCGTTCCGTTTTCTACAAAATTCTTCAAAATTATGTGACGCCAGTGACTGAAAGGCCGAGACTACATTAATAACCACTCATCATCTTCGGACGAGACATCAAGGAGTATAATTACAGTCGAACTTCACTTACAGGTAAGTTCGTTTGACTATTCAATTAGAAAAGATAATAATTCCTggtttccattttatttatctttccgcattattggaaatttttattgttaaagacTTCGAATTATTAAAATGGAAGATCattgctgggtacgggcctgctctactactgacagaGTTTAGACCTTAGCCCTGCTGGGCtgctggcctagtgaggattggtaaacttcacacaccctcaaaattcctatagagaacttctcagttttgcaggtttcctcacgatgcttaatccctctcagtagtagagaaggcccgtgcccaactgtgggacagtatCAGTACAGGACTgacagtattattattatctttttatacaCAATCATGTtaaccaaacaaaaaaaactatcaGAGGTTCCCTCTACAACCttacattgtaaaaatataacaacatttatttccctttaataaaaaataacaaaataattaaaaaaaaacaaatattgatgCTCACAAACACTGTTACTATACTATACCAACTTCCGACCTAAAAACCTTCAAGTTGAAAGTCTAACTTCTGTGGAGTCTAGATAAAAcaagttaattaattacacgTCAGCCCTTAGATATGGGCCGATGGCACGCGCTAGCACAGCGAGCGACCAACTTTCTACCTAGCTTTTATGGTATAAATCTTCCCgtgtaatttatatgaaatgtgAGAGCTAACTGCTGACTAGAACATGCTAGCAAAGGCTGTATTTTTCTAATCATAATGAGGAACAAGAAGGTTTGTTACATTTCAGCGAGTAGTGTCTCAAATAAGCTCAGTTAGGAAATTAACTCCTAAAATAACCAGAACGGCGTTTGCCGTTTATAACAATTCGAGCTAGATGGCGTCTAGTATGAACAGAACTCTTCATAAACTTGTCATCGAATTTAGATAACGTATACGAACTCAGAATCTATTTCATTACATAACAAATGTCTAGTCAAAACGtatgatgtaaaatattttacagaaccTAAGGCTTTCTTTGGCTTCTGCCAAATCATTACCAGGCTCTTATCCAACAGTTCACCTTTGAAAACTATACGTCTTCTACAAAACCGCGCACGAAAGACGGTCTCTATCCTGGACATCAAACCGTGATTCgattcataaacaatattataatactaaaccAAGAAAGNNNNNNNNNNNNNNNNNNNNNNNNNNNNNNNNNNNNNNNNNNNNNNNNNNNNNNNNNNNNNNNNNNNNNNNNNNNNNNNNNNNNNNNNNNNNNNNNNNNNNNNNNNNNNNNNNNNNNNNNNNNNNNNNNNNNNNNNNNNNNNNNNNNNNNNNNNNNNNNNNNNNNNNNNNNNNNNNNNNNNNNNNNNNNNNNNNNNNNNNNNNNNNNNNNNNNNNNNNNNNNNNNNNNNNNNNNNNNNNNNNNNNNNNNNNNNNNNNNNNNNNNNNNNNNNNNNNNNNNNNNNNNNNNNNNNNNNNNNNNNNNNNNNNNNNNNNNNNNNNNNNNNNNNNNNNNNNNNNNNNNNNNNNNNNNNNNNNNNNNNNNNNNNNNNNNNNNNNNNNNNNNNNNNNNNNNNNNNNNNNNNNNNNNNNNNNNNNNNNNNNNNNNNNNNNNNNNNNNNNNNNNNNNNNNNNNNNNNNNNNNNNNNNNNNNNNNNNNNNNNNNNNNNNNNNNNNNNNNNNAACGCAATAACCTTTAAGGGAAGTTCGGCAGGAACTTACGCGGTTATGTGTGATGCTCACGCTTAATTGCGCACCCTATGCCACCTTTTCAGATATACCTTCTACAAGCAAAGTCCTCGCGTCCAATAGCCCCGATAAAATAGCCAAGCGGAAgatgaaaatatcttttacaATGAATTCCCTAATGAAGACACAGAAATGGAAACTCCTGTAGAAGACACATTAGATAACAGTATCCTTGAAATACTTGGAGTGGTTCCAGAATcaaaagaaaaggaagaaaatcTTAAAAAAGAATTAGTTGAGAGATGGgataacattataaagaaagGTTTAGATAAGGAAGGAAAAGAAACATTAAGGAAAGAAAATCCAGGATTCAATAATTTTCTACAGATGTTTCCACCCAAGCTAAACCCGGAAGTAAATGCGGCAATAAGCGATCCAGCAAAAAAGAGAGACCAGACAATTTTAAGGAGGCAAGAGCAAATTGCTACTGCATTGACATGCTTGGGCTCAGCACTCAATATCTGTCTGAATGACATGGAAAACAAAAGTTGGACATTATAAAAAGCTTAATGACGCAGCAAGAATTCTATGTGACACTTTATATATTGACACAAGAAGTCGATCGCTCATATTAGCAACTATCAACAAAGAGATGAAAGACTTCTTGATCCAGTCAGAACCACAAGCTCATCTTTTTGGGGAGAATCTCTcagagaaaattaaaactgcaaaagCAGTCCAACAATCTGGAAAGGACTTAAAATTAGCCAATAAACTTAAACAAATAGTGTTTAGAAAAAAGGTGCTATCTTCAAAGgaaaatattcctaaaaataaagctttaaaCTCACGGGGCCCTCCTCACACAGCAACGAAGAGGAAATCACATGCAGGGGGGCCAGCAGTACAACGGGAACAGGACAGGAAGTACCGGTACCGTCAGAAGTAAATGCTCAGGTGGGCCGACtccaattttattatcataattggAAAGAGGTCACAAAGGACCCTATCATTCTGGATTGGATTAAAGGGTATAAGATACCTTTTAGAACCAACCCACAACAATTTGATATACCTATGAATGATAAATTCTCAGATATTGAAATTGAGCAGTTAACATCTGAAGTAGATAAGTTGTTAGAATTAGGCGCAATAGAAATGTGTTCAAAGCAATTAGATCAATTTTGCTCACCTATTTTCCTAGTTAAAAAACCTAATGGATCATTCCgattcatattaaatttgaaaaagcTAAATAGCTTTATGTATactgaacattttaaattggaaGATTATAGGACTGTgtgtaaattattacaaaaatttgATTTCCTAGTATCCATAGATATTAAAGATGCATATTATATGGTCTCCATACACACTGATAGTAAAAAATACCTAAGATTCTTTTTCAAAGGAGTTTACTATCAATTTAATGTTCTTCCTTTTGGCCTGTGTACTGCTCCATTaacatttactaaaattatgaaacCAGTGATTTCATTTTTAAGGGAAAAAGGATTTGTGTCAGTTGTATACCTTGATGATTTTCTCTGCATTAGCCACAATTATAACCAATGTCTAGAAAATATGCAgtcaacaataaacattttacacaagttaggtttcattataaataaagagaaatgTGATTTTGTACCAAGACAAACATGTAAATTCTTAGGTCTGGTCTTTAATTCAGTAAAAATGACTCTTGATATTACAGAGGTAAAAAGAAATAACAGCCTAAAGTTAATCAACGAGTTGTtgagtaaagataaaataaaagtcaGATTTTTAGCTAAGGTAATTGGTACTCTAATATCTTTGTGTCCAGCCACAAAATATGGgattttatacacaaaaaatcTTGAAAGACTCAAATATCTGACACTAaagagtaataaaaattgttatgaCACTAGCACTACATTAAATACAGAATGCAAACAAGACCTGCAGTGGTGggttacaaatataatgagcTCAGGTAACCACATTAGgaaaaataaattccatttaGAAATATTCACAGATGCATCTTCCACGGGGTGGGGAGCATCATGTGGATCTCAAACTGCTAGTGGTATATGGAATaaagaagaaattaaattacacattaACTCACTAGAATTAATAGCAGCCTTTTTTGGCCTAAAATGCTTtgcaaaacatttaaaagacTGTAACATATTGCTAAGAATAGATAATATGACTGCAATTTCTTACATAAATAGGTTAGGGGGTATACAATTCCCacatttacataacattaccaaaaatatatggCAATGGTGTGAATCAAGAAATCTATGGATTCTTGCTTCATACATTAAcacaaaagataatataatagcaGATTTTGAATCTAGAAGACAACTGGCTAATACAGAATGGGAAATAGGCGAGatcaatatcaaaaaataatttccttatttGGTACACCGATAATTGATTTGTTTGCATCACGAACAAATAGCAAATGCCAGTGTTATGTGTCATGGTATCCAGATCCTGGGGCCATAGCAGTAGATGCTTTTACTCTGTGTTGGTCCAGATATTATATGTTCTATGCTTTCCCACCATTCTCGATGGTATTAAAAACACTAGAAAAAATTATTACAGATAAATCAACAGGCATTGTAGTAGTCCCCTATTGGGTAACACAACCATGGTttccaatatataaaaaactctTGATTACTGAGCCAATAATATTTGAACCTTCAAAACATTTACTTACCTTGCACAATTCCAGATCCATACACCCACTACACCAGATATTGAAATTGATGGCAGGAGTATTATCAGGGAAACATTCATAAAGGCAGGAATGGACAATGAAGCAGCGGACATAATGATAAGTTCCATTTCTAAAAACACAATGAAACAATACTTACCGTTAATCATAGAATGGGCAAAATATTGCAAATCATTTAATATTCCTATTTTGACACCTAAAATAACTGATATTATTAGGTATCTTACAGTAAGGTTTCAAGAAGGCCTCTCTTATGGCAGCCTCAATTGTCTTAGATCAGCACTTGCATTCATTATAGGACCACACTTAGGctcagataataatataaagagacTTTTTAGAGGTTTTTATAAACTAAGACCACCAAGACCTAAATATAACTCGACTTGGGATGTGTCTTGTCTACTggattatattgaaaataattatattcagcAAACTAAATTAGAAGATATGACAAAAAAGACTGTTACATTACTAATGCTAGCTACAGGCCAAAGAGCCCAAACAATGGCACtgattaatattaacaatacaatTGTAAAAGAGATGAGTTGTATTAACATTAAGAttgataaactaattaaaacttCTGGACGAAATGAGGTACCAACCATTTTTAACCATACCATTTTTTAATAGTAGAGTTGGCATATGCCCAGCTAAAGCTGTTATTGATTatattaacattacaaaaaagTTGAGATCTTCAGATAAACTATTCATCTCAACAAAGAAGCCATACAGAGGTGTGACCTCGAATA
Coding sequences:
- the LOC119190770 gene encoding uncharacterized protein LOC119190770, whose product is MDNEAADIMISSISKNTMKQYLPLIIEWAKYCKSFNIPILTPKITDIIRYLTVRFQEGLSYGSLNCLRSALAFIIGPHLGSDNNIKRLFRGFYKLRPPRPKYNSTWDVSCLLDYIENNYIQQTKLEDMTKKTVTLLMLATGQRAQTMALININNTIVRDDCINIKIDKLIKTSGPNRYQPFLTIPFFNSRVGICPAKAVIDYINITKKLRSSDKLFISTKKPYRGVTSNTISRWVKNTMKECGIDINTFSAHSTRHAATSAAYKRGVNIDDIRRTAGWTGESTTFARFYMRPVINNKSFAEAIFKSSS